A genomic stretch from Anoplopoma fimbria isolate UVic2021 breed Golden Eagle Sablefish chromosome 8, Afim_UVic_2022, whole genome shotgun sequence includes:
- the lsg1 gene encoding large subunit GTPase 1 homolog: MGKKKAGGGGALGRSLIKERLQAGRGNKRGDTWRHTCELNDGYDWGRLNLQSVTEQSSMDDFLATAEMAGTEFVAEKLNIKFVPAEARAGLITAEERTRLKKLHEDNKHFLRIPRRPHWDEGTSAEALQQAEKDSFLEWRRVLAQLEEEQKLILTPFERNLEFWRQLWRVIERSDVVVQIVDGRNPLLFRCADLELYVKEASEHKVNMLLVNKADLLTREQRRTWARRFQKEGMRAVFWSALAESDRLDAEEKGMEVEEPECVESDEEEEEEEGQPDNEVTTQKGADGEEEMEEEEEEQDSGTDEEQREKITVGEEDWHTCSEGEDDEEDGTVGSSNKSSFHNSSRLLHKDELLEMFKAVHNGPRCKEGELTVGLVGYPNVGKSSTINTILRNKKVSVSATPGHTKHFQTLYVEPGLCLCDCPGLVMPSFVSTKAEMICSGILSIDQMRDHVPAISHICQAIPRHVLEGTYGVNIIRPREDEDPDRPPTSEELLMAYGFMRGFMTSHGQPDQSRSARYILKDFVCGKLLYCHPPPHINAQDFQPQHNQFLKIDSDCCDLSSTTTSKHHKIRRIENVVDKNFFHQENVRALSKGVQTVMGYKPGCGPVAPEKPGPEAVVGKPWKKHGNKNKKEKVRRLKQHLDA; this comes from the exons ATGGGTAAGAAGAAAGCAGGCGGAGGAGGCGCACTGGGCCGATCTCTGATCAAGGAGAGACTCCAGGCAGGCCGAGGAAACAAGAGGGGCGACACCTGG cgCCACACATGTGAGCTGAATGATGGCTATGACTGGGGTCGGCTGAACCTGCAGTCAGTCACAGAACAGAGCTCCATGGATGACTTTCTGGCCACTGCAGAGATGGCAGGAACAGAGTTTGTTGCAG AGAAACTCAACATCAAGTTTGTGCCAGCGGAAGCCAGAGCAGGTTTAATAACAGCTGAAGAGCGAACCAGGCTGAAGAAGCTGCATGAAGACAACAAGCATTTTCTCAGAATTCCTAGACG CCCCCACTGGGACGAAGGCACCAGTGCAGAGGCGCTTCAGcaagcagagaaagacagctTCTTGGAGTGGAGACGAGTGCTTGCCCA ACTAGAAGAGGAACAGAAGTTAATTCTCACCCCATTCGAGAGGAACCTGGAGTTCTGGAGACAACTGTGGAGAGTGATCGAgaggag tGACGTCGTCGTTCAAATTGTTGATGGCAGAAATCCTTTGCTGTTCAGATGTGCTGACCTG GAATTGTACGTAAAGGAAGCGTCAGAGCATAAAGTGAACATGCTGTTGGTGAATAAGGCGGACCTGCTGACCAGGGAGCAGAGGAGAACGTGGGCCAGACGTTTCCAGAAAGAGGGGATGAGGGCAGTTTTCTGGTCTGCGCTGGCAGAGAGCGACAGACTGGATGCAGAGGAGAAG GGCATGGAAGTGGAGGAACCAGAATGTGTAGAGAgtgacgaagaagaagaagaagaagaaggacagcCAGACAATGAAGTGACAACCCAAAAAGGggcagatggagaggaggagatggaggaggaggaggaggaacaagaCAGTGGTACAGACGAAGAGCAGCGGGAAAAGATAACTGTAGGTGAAGAGGACTGGCACACCTGCTCAGagggtgaagatgatgaagaagacgGGACAGTTGGTTCATCCAATAAATCCTCCTTCCACAACTCAAGCCGGCTGCTGCATAAGGATGAGCTGCTTGAAATGTTTAAGGCTGTTCACAACGGGCCCAGGTGTAAAGAAGGAGAACTTACAGTGGGACTG GTTGGGTATCCTAACGTGGGAAAGAGTTCCACCATCAACACTATCCTAAGGAACAAGAAGGTGTCTGTTTCAGCCACTCCAGGACACACCAAGCACTTTCAG ACTCTGTATGTGGAGCCCGGCCTGTGCCTCTGTGACTGTCCGGGTCTGGTCATGCCCTCCTTTGTTTCTACCAAAGCTGAGATGATCTGCTCTGGGATCCTGTCCATTGACCAGATGAGAGATCACGTACCTGCGATCTCCCATATAT GTCAGGCGATCCCTCGGCATGTCCTAGAAGGCACCTATGGCGTCAACATCATCAGACCACGAGAAGATGAAGACCCCGACAGGCCTCCCACCTCTGAGGAGCTGCTGATGGCTTATGGAT TCATGAGAGGCTTTATGACATCGCACGGCCAGCCTGATCAATCCAGATCAGCCCGATACATCCTGAAGGATTTCGTCTGT GGAAAGCTTCTGTACTGCCATCCTCCTCCACATATCAACGCTCAGGACTTCCAGCCGCAGCACAACCAGTTCCTGAAAATAGACTCAGACTGCTGTGACCTCTCCTCCACAACAACAAGCAAACACCATAAAATCAGGAGAATTGAAAATGTGGTTGACAAGAACTTCTTCCATCAG GAGAACGTGCGGGCGCTCTCCAAGGGGGTTCAGACTGTTATGGGATACAAGCCAGGCTGCGGACCTGTCGCCCCAGAAAAACCTGGTCCAGAGGCGGTGGTGGGAAAACCCTGGAAAAAACATGgcaacaagaacaagaaggagaAAGTACGCCGTCTTAAACAGCACCTGGACGCCTGA
- the tmem44 gene encoding transmembrane protein 44 isoform X3 yields the protein MLSQVSSSLKHPGASIMRLCVCVAAQVLHGFVFFLVQRNVTVFAINMGARTLTLVGQTRENPNTFPFGLLEFCVDSVATCFSHNADRRCVPIGLSSLSALLLLLSCFLYVYQMCTFRKEAPGGTISFLYSFIGNLCSTIGAILSRQLHIQVLMGAFAAAVDAVSFIACCFHVLLYWNSKAGRRLRMMRGRRRQHLLAVCVLMVVAGGFLKSRVTHLSAERPLSSRRRLLHTILQDNVEVLGYMLGLLSCVIACTSRFPALCRAYRGQMFTWAYMFSGLLCSLAGALYAAAILLYDTQFGFLLRVMPWLLSAICCVTMDLLILVVHWWKRGTRQQRTSFFPDTESLLSGSRILTADNDVMKRPKKQQVHSSTGTKTKNVQKMTEMGCYMDVTVQPAGKQKCLKEVMSLEEVEDRSLNQNVRVDSFCSSDTSCDSSLVSSDLEVGWSPV from the exons ATGTTATCACAGGTGAGCTCCTCCCTTAAACATCCAGGTGCTTCCATCATGCGTTTGTGCGTCTGCGTGGCTGCACAGGTGCTGCATGGATTCGTTTTTTTCCTAGTACAACGAAATGTAACTGTATTCGCAATTAATATGGGTGCACGTACCTTGACCCTAGTGGGTCAGACAAGAGAGAATCCCAACACTTTTCCATTCGGTTTACTTGAATTTTGCGTCGATTCGGTCGCTACCTGTTTCTCTCACAACGCAGACAGACGTTGCGTCCCCATCGgcctcagctctctctctgcGCTGCTTTTACTGCTGTCATGCTTTCT CTACGTGTATCAGATGTGCACATTTCGAAAAGAAGCTCCAGGAGGCACCATCTCTTTCCTCTACAGCTTCATTGGTAACCTGTGCAGCACAATTGGAGCCATTCTGTCCAGACAGCTGCATATTCAG GTTTTGATGGGtgcttttgctgctgctgtggatgCTGTTAGTTTTATTGCTTGCTGTTTCCATGTGCTCCTGTACTGGAACTCAAAGGCAG GCAGGAGGCTGAGGATGATGAGAGGGCGGAGGAGGCAGCACCTCcttgcagtgtgtgtactgatgGTAGTTGCAGGAGGCTTTTTGAAGTCCAGGGTGACCCACCTCTCAGCAGAGAGGCCtctcagcagcaggaggagactGCTGCACACCATCCTCCAA GACAACGTTGAAGTCCTGGGTTACATGCTTGGCCTGCTGTCCTGTGTCATCGCCTGTACCTCCAGGTTCCCTGCTCTCTGCAGAGCA tACAGAGGACAGATGTTTACCTGGGCCTACATGTTCTCTGGACTGCTGTGCTCACTGGCTGGGGCTCTCTATGCTGCTGCCATACTCCTCTACGACACTCAGTTTGGCTTTCTTTTAAGAGTCATGCCGTGGCTGCTGTCAGCAATATGCTGTGTCACAATGGACCTTCTT ATTCTTGTCGTCCACTGGTGGAAGAGAGGAACCAGACAGCAGCGTACCAGTTTTTTTCCAGACACAGAGAGCCTTTTAAGTGGCTCACGCATCCTCACTGCGGATAATGATgtcatgaaaagaccaaaaaaacagcaagttcATTCTTCCACAGGGACAAAA acaaaaaatgtccaaaagatGACTGAGATGGGTTGTTATATGGATGTCACTGTTCAACCAGCAGGAAAA cAGAAATGCCTGAAGGAAGTGATGTCAttggaggaagtggaggacCGGTCTCTCAACCAGAATGTGCGAGTGGACAGTTTCTGCTCCTCAGATACATCATGTGACTCTTCACTAGTCAGCTCTGACCTGGAGGT